From Gammaproteobacteria bacterium, one genomic window encodes:
- the gltB gene encoding glutamate synthase large subunit: protein MSNGFRATSRGLYDPGFEHDACGVGFCAQIDNRKSHEIVRMGLRILANLTHRGAVGADPLAGDGAGILLQVPDAFLRAECAGLGFDLPPVGDYGVGMLFLPRSAAGRKACEELVARYVEAEGQRLLGWRDVPTDGSGLSQSVRAVEPWVRQVFVGRSAATPAGDTFERRLFVLRKQIENAVRASDSADRGRFYVPSLSSRTIVYKGMLLAGQVAPYYPDLSDERVVSALALVHQRFSTNTFPSWDLAHPFRMIAHNGEINTLRGNLNWMAARRHSMRSELLGEDLQKLWPLIAEGQSDSASFDNALELLVTGGYSLAHAMMMLIPEAWAGNPLMDAKRRAFYEYHAALMEPWDGPAAVAFTDGRQIGATLDRNGLRPARYLITDDGLVVMASEMGVLDTPEERVVRKWRLQPGKMFLIDLEQGRIIDDAELKASLSEASPYQEWLDRTQIRLRELSPDIGPMAPNARTLLDRQQAFGYTQEDIKFLMTPMALTGQEAVGSMGADNPIAVLSRRPKPLFNYFRQTFAQVTNPPIDSIREELVMSLVSLIGPRPNLLGIRDAGTHLRLEVDHPILTNTDLARIRHIEDHTGGAFRTRTLSVCYPAADGAEGMEAAVAELCASAEAAVREGHNILVLSDRAVDADHIPIPVLLATSAVHHHLVRAGLRTSSGLVVETGAAREVHHFAVLAGYGAEAVNPYLAFDTISALRATLPERLSEAELHKRYIKAVGKGLLKVMSKMGISTYQSYCGAQIFDAVGLASDFVAKYFTGTASRVEGAGLREIAQEAARWHHDAYSESLVYENALDVGGDYAFRARGEDHVWTPDTIAKLQHATRANDAKTFEEFARLIDDQNERLLTLRGLFELKPADQPVPLEEVEPAKEIVKRFATGAMSFGSISYEAHTNLAVAMNRIGGKSNTGEGGEEPTRFRPLANGDSLRSAIKQVASGRFGVTTEYLVNADDIQIKMAQGAKPGEGGQLPGHKVDAVIARVRHSTPGVGLISPPPHHDIYSIEDLAQLIFDLKNVNPHARISVKLVSEIGVGTVAAGVAKAHADHVTISGHDGGTGASPLTSIKHAGSPWEIGLAETHQTLVLNRLRGRIAVQVDGGVRTGRDVVIGALLGADEFGFATAPLVVSGCIMMRKCHLNTCPVGVATQDPELRKRFTGKPEHVINYFFFVAESVRRIMAQLGFRTFDEMIGRADRLDMRRAVRHWKAKGVDLSAVLHRPELPGEVARHRCEAQDHGLHRALDLQLIPQAMPALERREPVVIETPVRNLHRTVGAMLSGEVARRFGHAGLPDDTIHIRLRGTAGQSFGAWLARGVTLELAGEANDYVGKGLSGGRIVVYPPEGSRLAPEENIIAGNTVLYGAIEGECYLRGVAGERFAVRNSGAVAVVEGVGDHGCEYMTGGCVVVIGTTGRNFAAGMSGGVAYVLDERGDFDRRCNLAMVELQPVAAEDAALESRAHQGGDLEHHGLVDVMRDMTRDDGQRVHALVRRHAELTGSARAREILARWEHYLPRFVKVMPVDYRRALEKMSGTQSTGPRAAAGGH from the coding sequence CTCGGCTTCGATCTCCCCCCGGTTGGGGACTACGGCGTCGGCATGCTGTTCCTGCCGCGCAGCGCGGCGGGGCGCAAGGCCTGCGAGGAGCTCGTCGCCCGCTACGTGGAGGCGGAGGGGCAGCGCCTGCTGGGATGGCGCGACGTGCCGACCGACGGCAGCGGGCTCTCGCAGAGCGTGCGGGCCGTCGAGCCCTGGGTGCGGCAGGTCTTCGTGGGCCGTTCCGCCGCCACCCCCGCGGGGGACACCTTCGAGCGCAGGCTCTTCGTCTTGCGCAAGCAGATCGAGAACGCGGTGCGGGCCTCGGACAGCGCGGACCGCGGGCGCTTCTACGTGCCCTCGCTGTCCTCGCGCACCATCGTCTACAAGGGCATGCTGCTCGCGGGCCAGGTCGCGCCCTACTACCCGGATCTCTCCGACGAGCGCGTGGTATCGGCGCTCGCCCTGGTGCACCAGCGCTTCTCGACCAACACCTTCCCGTCCTGGGACCTGGCGCACCCCTTCCGGATGATCGCCCACAACGGCGAGATCAATACGCTGCGCGGCAACCTGAACTGGATGGCCGCCCGGCGCCACTCGATGCGCTCCGAGCTCCTCGGTGAGGACCTGCAGAAGCTCTGGCCGCTCATTGCCGAGGGCCAGTCCGACTCGGCCAGCTTCGACAACGCCCTCGAGCTGCTGGTGACGGGCGGCTACTCCCTCGCCCACGCCATGATGATGCTGATCCCCGAGGCCTGGGCCGGCAATCCGCTCATGGACGCGAAGCGCCGGGCCTTCTACGAGTACCACGCGGCGTTGATGGAGCCCTGGGACGGTCCGGCGGCCGTCGCCTTCACCGACGGGCGCCAGATCGGCGCGACGCTCGACCGCAACGGGCTGCGCCCCGCGCGCTACCTCATCACCGACGACGGCCTGGTGGTGATGGCCTCCGAGATGGGCGTGCTCGACACCCCCGAGGAGCGCGTCGTCCGCAAGTGGCGCCTGCAGCCGGGAAAGATGTTCCTCATCGACCTGGAGCAGGGCCGCATCATCGACGACGCCGAGTTGAAGGCGAGCCTCTCCGAGGCGAGCCCCTACCAGGAGTGGCTCGACCGCACCCAGATCCGGCTGCGGGAGCTCTCTCCCGACATCGGGCCGATGGCCCCGAACGCCCGCACCCTCCTCGACCGCCAGCAGGCCTTCGGCTACACGCAGGAGGACATCAAGTTCCTGATGACCCCCATGGCCCTCACCGGCCAGGAAGCGGTGGGCTCCATGGGCGCGGACAATCCCATCGCCGTGCTATCGAGACGGCCCAAGCCGCTCTTCAACTATTTCCGCCAGACTTTCGCGCAGGTCACCAACCCGCCGATCGACTCGATCCGCGAGGAACTGGTGATGTCGCTCGTCTCGCTGATCGGGCCGCGCCCGAATCTGCTGGGCATCCGCGACGCCGGCACGCACCTGCGGCTGGAAGTCGATCACCCGATCCTCACGAACACCGATCTCGCGCGGATCCGCCACATCGAAGACCACACGGGCGGTGCGTTCCGCACCCGGACCCTCAGCGTCTGCTACCCGGCCGCTGACGGCGCCGAGGGCATGGAAGCCGCGGTCGCGGAGCTCTGCGCGAGCGCAGAGGCGGCGGTGCGCGAGGGCCATAACATCCTCGTGCTCTCGGACCGCGCGGTCGACGCCGATCACATCCCCATTCCCGTGCTCCTCGCCACCTCGGCGGTGCACCATCACCTGGTGCGCGCGGGGCTGCGCACCAGCTCCGGCCTGGTGGTGGAGACGGGCGCCGCGCGCGAGGTGCACCACTTCGCGGTGCTCGCCGGTTACGGCGCCGAGGCGGTGAACCCCTACCTCGCCTTCGACACGATCTCCGCGCTGCGCGCCACCCTGCCCGAGAGGCTCTCCGAGGCGGAGCTGCACAAGCGTTACATCAAGGCCGTCGGCAAGGGCCTCCTGAAGGTCATGTCGAAGATGGGGATCTCGACCTACCAGTCCTACTGCGGCGCGCAGATCTTCGACGCGGTGGGTCTCGCGAGCGATTTCGTCGCGAAGTACTTCACCGGCACCGCGAGCCGGGTGGAGGGCGCGGGCCTGCGCGAGATCGCCCAGGAGGCGGCGCGCTGGCACCACGACGCCTACAGCGAGAGCCTCGTCTACGAGAACGCGCTGGACGTGGGCGGCGATTACGCCTTTCGCGCGCGGGGCGAAGACCACGTGTGGACGCCGGACACGATCGCGAAGCTCCAGCACGCGACGCGCGCGAACGACGCGAAGACCTTCGAGGAGTTCGCGCGGCTCATCGACGACCAGAACGAGCGGCTGCTCACGCTGCGCGGGCTCTTCGAGCTGAAGCCCGCCGACCAGCCGGTCCCGCTCGAGGAGGTCGAGCCGGCGAAGGAGATCGTGAAGCGCTTCGCCACCGGGGCGATGTCCTTCGGTTCGATCTCCTACGAGGCGCACACGAACCTCGCCGTCGCGATGAACCGCATCGGCGGCAAGTCGAACACCGGCGAGGGCGGCGAGGAGCCCACGCGCTTCCGGCCGCTCGCCAACGGGGACTCGCTGCGCTCGGCGATCAAGCAGGTGGCCTCCGGGCGATTCGGCGTCACCACGGAGTATCTGGTCAACGCCGACGACATCCAGATCAAGATGGCCCAGGGCGCAAAGCCTGGCGAGGGCGGCCAGCTGCCCGGGCACAAGGTGGACGCGGTCATCGCGCGGGTGCGCCACTCCACGCCCGGCGTCGGTCTCATCTCGCCGCCGCCGCACCACGACATCTATTCGATCGAGGACCTCGCGCAGCTCATCTTCGATCTCAAGAACGTCAACCCGCACGCGCGCATCAGCGTCAAGCTCGTCTCCGAGATCGGCGTCGGCACCGTCGCGGCGGGCGTCGCCAAGGCGCACGCGGACCACGTGACCATCTCCGGCCACGACGGCGGCACCGGCGCCTCGCCGCTCACTTCGATCAAGCACGCCGGCTCGCCCTGGGAGATCGGCCTCGCGGAGACCCACCAGACGCTCGTGCTGAACCGCCTGCGCGGGCGCATCGCGGTGCAGGTGGACGGCGGCGTCCGCACGGGACGCGACGTGGTGATCGGCGCGCTCCTCGGCGCCGACGAGTTCGGATTCGCCACCGCGCCGCTCGTGGTCTCCGGCTGCATCATGATGCGCAAGTGCCACTTGAACACCTGTCCGGTGGGCGTCGCCACCCAGGACCCGGAGCTGCGCAAGCGCTTCACCGGGAAGCCCGAGCACGTCATCAACTACTTCTTCTTCGTGGCCGAGTCCGTGCGCCGGATCATGGCGCAGCTCGGCTTCCGCACGTTCGACGAGATGATCGGGCGCGCGGACCGCCTCGACATGCGCCGCGCCGTGCGGCACTGGAAGGCGAAGGGCGTCGACCTGTCCGCGGTGCTGCACCGCCCGGAGCTTCCGGGCGAGGTCGCGAGGCACCGCTGCGAGGCGCAGGACCACGGGCTCCATCGCGCCCTCGACCTGCAGCTCATCCCCCAGGCGATGCCGGCGCTCGAGCGCCGCGAGCCGGTGGTGATCGAGACCCCCGTGCGCAACCTCCACCGCACCGTGGGGGCGATGCTCTCGGGCGAGGTCGCGAGGCGCTTCGGCCACGCCGGCCTGCCCGACGACACCATCCACATCCGCCTGAGGGGCACCGCCGGGCAGAGCTTCGGGGCCTGGCTCGCGAGGGGCGTGACGCTCGAGCTCGCGGGCGAAGCGAACGACTACGTCGGCAAGGGGCTCTCGGGGGGCCGGATCGTGGTGTACCCGCCCGAGGGCTCCCGGCTCGCGCCCGAGGAGAACATCATCGCCGGGAACACTGTGCTCTACGGGGCGATCGAGGGCGAGTGCTACCTGCGGGGCGTCGCCGGCGAACGTTTCGCGGTGCGCAATTCGGGCGCCGTCGCGGTGGTCGAGGGCGTCGGCGACCACGGTTGCGAGTACATGACGGGGGGCTGCGTGGTGGTGATCGGGACGACCGGCCGCAACTTCGCCGCGGGCATGAGCGGGGGCGTCGCCTACGTGCTCGACGAGCGGGGAGACTTCGACCGGCGCTGCAATCTGGCGATGGTGGAGCTCCAGCCGGTCGCCGCGGAGGACGCCGCGCTCGAGTCCCGCGCCCACCAGGGCGGGGACCTCGAGCACCACGGGCTGGTAGACGTCATGCGCGACATGACGCGCGACGACGGCCAGCGCGTCCACGCCCTCGTGCGCCGGCACGCGGAGCTGACCGGCAGCGCCCGGGCCCGGGAGATCCTGGCCCGCTGGGAGCACTACCTGCCGAGGTTCGTCAAGGTCATGCCGGTCGACTACCGGCGAGCGCTCGAGAAGATGTCCGGCACGCAGTCCACCGGGCCGCGTGCGGCGGCGGGAGGGCATTGA